From Selenomonas ruminantium AC2024, a single genomic window includes:
- the recQ gene encoding DNA helicase RecQ, whose translation MENPYFAEAQNLLRKYYGYPDFRPAQKPVVESLLRGSDTLAIMPTGAGKSICFQLPALVFPGITLVISPLISLMKDQVDALAEQGVPATYINSQLTLEQSNARFSAIAEGRYKLIYVAPERLDTDYFRYIIERQEISMVAVDEAHCLSQWGHDFRPSYRQIAPFIAGLPRRPLVSAFTATATPEVKEDIISLLHLRQPRIHVTGFDRPNLYFEVRRGEDKKKFIEKYLKAHKEEAGIIYAATRKEVDSLYEHLKKKKFAVGRYHAGLSDKQRNQAQDDFLYDNVQVIVATNAFGMGIDKSNVRYVIHYNMPKNIEAYYQEAGRAGRDGEPGSCILLYSPQDVMTQKYLIDVSIENEERKAHNLGTLQKMVDYCHTPECLRHFIISYFGDTSAEVTCDNCGNCKAGLEKNDVTIDAQKVFSCVYRMHERFGLTLVAQVLKGSSDKRVKELHFDKLSTFGLMKERTLADIKLLIQRFIATDYLGLTESKFPVVTLKPAAYPVLKGQEKVWQAVPKPENEKEPAAPELFDHLRHLRKEIATREHVPPYVVFSDATLKDMCRVQPATLDEMLDVKGIGEMKLHKYGQEFLDCIKAHKSS comes from the coding sequence GTGGAAAATCCATATTTTGCTGAAGCGCAGAATCTCCTGCGCAAATATTACGGTTATCCCGACTTCCGCCCCGCCCAAAAACCTGTGGTGGAAAGCCTCTTGCGGGGTTCTGACACATTGGCCATCATGCCCACGGGTGCGGGCAAGAGCATCTGCTTTCAGCTGCCCGCGCTGGTATTCCCAGGCATTACCCTTGTCATCTCACCGCTTATCTCCCTGATGAAAGACCAGGTGGATGCGCTGGCCGAGCAGGGCGTACCCGCTACCTATATCAACAGCCAGTTGACCCTTGAGCAATCAAACGCCCGCTTCAGCGCCATTGCCGAAGGCCGCTACAAGCTCATCTATGTGGCCCCGGAACGGCTAGACACCGACTACTTCCGCTACATCATCGAACGGCAGGAAATCTCCATGGTGGCCGTGGATGAAGCCCACTGTCTCTCCCAATGGGGCCATGACTTCCGCCCCAGCTACCGGCAGATTGCCCCCTTTATTGCAGGACTCCCCCGCCGTCCGCTGGTCAGCGCTTTTACCGCTACGGCCACACCGGAAGTCAAAGAGGACATCATCAGCCTCTTGCACCTGCGCCAGCCGCGGATTCATGTCACGGGCTTTGACCGTCCCAACCTCTATTTTGAAGTGCGCCGCGGCGAGGATAAGAAGAAATTTATCGAAAAATACCTGAAAGCACATAAGGAGGAGGCCGGCATTATTTACGCCGCCACCCGCAAGGAAGTGGACAGCCTCTACGAACACCTCAAAAAGAAAAAGTTTGCCGTAGGACGCTACCATGCAGGCCTGTCCGACAAACAGCGCAATCAGGCACAGGATGATTTTCTCTACGACAACGTGCAGGTCATTGTGGCCACCAACGCCTTTGGCATGGGAATTGACAAGTCAAATGTCCGCTATGTCATCCACTACAATATGCCGAAAAACATCGAAGCCTACTATCAGGAAGCAGGCCGTGCGGGGCGCGATGGCGAACCCGGCAGCTGTATTCTGCTCTACTCACCGCAGGACGTCATGACGCAGAAATATCTGATTGACGTGTCAATCGAAAACGAGGAACGCAAGGCGCACAACCTCGGCACTCTGCAAAAGATGGTGGACTACTGCCATACGCCGGAATGCCTGCGGCATTTCATCATCAGTTACTTTGGTGATACGAGTGCGGAGGTGACCTGCGATAATTGCGGCAACTGCAAGGCCGGGCTCGAAAAAAACGATGTGACCATCGATGCCCAGAAGGTCTTTTCCTGCGTCTACCGCATGCACGAGCGCTTCGGTCTGACGCTTGTCGCACAGGTGCTCAAAGGCTCCAGCGACAAACGGGTAAAGGAACTCCATTTCGATAAGCTCTCGACCTTCGGCCTTATGAAGGAACGGACGCTGGCTGACATCAAGCTATTAATTCAGCGCTTTATCGCCACGGACTACTTAGGCCTGACCGAAAGCAAATTCCCCGTGGTCACGCTCAAGCCCGCCGCCTATCCCGTCCTCAAAGGACAGGAAAAAGTCTGGCAGGCCGTACCCAAACCGGAGAATGAAAAGGAACCCGCAGCACCAGAACTCTTCGACCATTTGCGCCACCTGCGCAAGGAAATCGCCACCCGCGAACACGTCCCACCCTATGTGGTCTTTTCCGACGCCACCCTCAAAGACATGTGCCGCGTCCAGCCCGCCACACTCGATGAAATGCTGGATGTAAAAGGTATCGGCGAAATGAAGCTGCATAAATACGGACAGGAATTTCTGGATTGCATCAAAGCCCATAAAAGTTCGTGA
- a CDS encoding NAD(P)-dependent oxidoreductase, translated as MAVHVINEARRCLQCKKPMCQLQGCPIGTNIPEMIRLFLAGQGNEAAAMLFANNPMSIICSLVCDHEKQCEGHCVQGRKGSAVQISSIEHYISNGFFEKLQLEKQPPKGQRVAVIGSGPAGLVVAVEMAQKGYDVTIFERKSHIGGMMRYGIPDFRLPRTILSRYKEKMRLLGIHIRPHTTIGGALHLDDLISDGYQAIFIGTGTWRARRLGVPGESLGNVHYAIDYLQNPGAYALGERVAVIGAGNSAMDAARTALRQGSRFVTIYARSNHVTASQRELDYAIADGAEMLYGMAVEKITEQGPVFVKREFSETGEIISQGQPELAPADSTIIAVSQQPKDKLVNTTSGLDVNDKGLVAVDEHGQTTRPGIFSAGDVVTGPWNVVQAAKAAKEVAGQMDAYLQSIS; from the coding sequence ATGGCAGTCCATGTAATCAATGAAGCGAGACGTTGCCTGCAATGCAAGAAGCCAATGTGTCAGCTGCAAGGTTGTCCCATTGGCACCAATATCCCGGAAATGATTCGGCTGTTCCTAGCCGGTCAGGGGAATGAAGCCGCAGCGATGTTATTTGCCAACAATCCCATGAGCATAATCTGCTCGCTGGTCTGCGACCATGAAAAACAATGCGAAGGGCATTGCGTTCAGGGGCGCAAGGGCAGTGCGGTGCAGATTTCCAGTATTGAGCATTATATATCCAATGGCTTCTTTGAGAAGCTGCAACTGGAAAAACAGCCGCCCAAGGGACAGCGGGTAGCGGTAATCGGCAGCGGCCCTGCGGGACTGGTGGTGGCGGTGGAGATGGCACAGAAAGGTTATGATGTGACCATCTTTGAGCGCAAGAGTCATATCGGCGGTATGATGCGTTATGGCATTCCGGACTTTCGCCTGCCGCGCACGATTCTGAGCCGCTACAAGGAAAAAATGCGCCTGTTGGGCATTCATATCCGGCCGCATACCACCATTGGCGGAGCTTTGCATCTGGATGATCTGATCAGCGATGGTTATCAGGCCATTTTCATTGGTACGGGGACTTGGCGGGCACGGCGTTTGGGGGTACCCGGAGAGAGCTTGGGCAATGTCCATTATGCCATTGATTATCTGCAAAATCCCGGCGCCTATGCGTTAGGCGAGCGGGTGGCGGTGATTGGGGCCGGCAATTCGGCCATGGATGCGGCCCGCACGGCTTTGCGGCAGGGCAGCCGTTTCGTCACCATCTATGCGCGCAGCAATCATGTCACGGCCAGCCAGCGGGAACTGGATTATGCCATCGCCGATGGCGCAGAGATGCTCTATGGCATGGCTGTGGAGAAGATTACAGAACAGGGGCCTGTCTTTGTCAAACGGGAATTTTCTGAGACTGGCGAAATAATCAGTCAGGGACAACCGGAACTGGCTCCTGCTGACAGCACCATTATCGCCGTCAGTCAGCAGCCTAAGGACAAGCTGGTGAATACGACCTCGGGACTGGATGTGAATGATAAGGGGCTGGTGGCTGTAGATGAACATGGACAGACTACACGTCCGGGAATCTTTTCAGCCGGTGATGTCGTCACCGGCCCATGGAATGTAGTGCAGGCAGCTAAAGCCGCCAAAGAAGTGGCAGGGCAAATGGATGCTTATTTGCAATCTATAAGCTGA
- a CDS encoding gluconate 5-dehydrogenase, whose amino-acid sequence MDMEYLKQFSLDGKVALVTGAAYGIGFAIAKAYAKAGAKIAFNCRGEKHMEEALAAYKAEGIEAKGYYCDVTKEDEVQKMVADIEKELGTIDILVNNAGIIKRIPMLEMSAEDFRQVVDIDLNAPFIVSKAVIPGMLKKGHGKIINICSMMSELGRETVSAYAAAKGGLKMLTRNICSEYGNANIQCNGIGPGYIATPQTAPLRTPGHPFNEFILAKTPANRWGTTEDLEGPAIFLASDASNFVNGHILYVDGGILAYIGKQP is encoded by the coding sequence ATGGATATGGAATACCTGAAACAATTCTCGCTGGACGGCAAGGTGGCACTGGTGACCGGTGCAGCTTATGGCATTGGTTTTGCCATTGCCAAAGCCTATGCCAAGGCTGGGGCTAAAATCGCTTTCAACTGCCGTGGTGAAAAGCATATGGAGGAAGCCTTGGCTGCTTACAAGGCCGAAGGCATCGAGGCAAAGGGTTATTACTGCGATGTGACGAAGGAAGATGAAGTGCAGAAGATGGTGGCCGATATCGAAAAGGAACTGGGCACCATTGATATTCTCGTGAATAATGCTGGCATCATCAAACGCATTCCCATGCTGGAGATGTCGGCTGAGGACTTCCGGCAGGTGGTGGATATCGACCTCAACGCACCGTTCATCGTATCCAAGGCCGTGATTCCAGGCATGCTGAAAAAAGGCCATGGCAAGATTATCAATATCTGCTCCATGATGAGCGAACTGGGCCGGGAAACGGTATCGGCTTATGCAGCTGCCAAGGGCGGCCTCAAGATGTTGACGCGCAACATCTGCTCGGAGTATGGCAATGCCAATATCCAGTGCAATGGCATTGGCCCGGGCTATATCGCCACGCCGCAGACGGCTCCGCTGCGCACGCCGGGACATCCTTTCAATGAGTTCATTCTGGCCAAGACGCCGGCTAACCGCTGGGGAACCACAGAGGATTTGGAAGGTCCGGCCATCTTCTTAGCCTCGGATGCCTCAAACTTTGTCAACGGCCATATCCTTTATGTGGATGGGGGGATTCTGGCCTATATCGGCAAGCAGCCCTGA
- the kduI gene encoding 5-dehydro-4-deoxy-D-glucuronate isomerase — translation MDIRYSANQRDFKRYTTEEVRQEFLMENLFRADMVTAVYSHVDRMVTFGCMPVKEEVPLDKGIDVWHNFGTKFILERREIGIFNVGGAGTITADGVTYELGYKDCLYITMGTKQVTFKSQDGDRPAKFYMVSAPAHKACQTKLLTIKDANKVPCGDAKTSNKRTINQFIHPDVLETCQLSMGMTSLEPGSVWNTMPAHTHERRMEIYFYFEIPENEVVFHMMGEPQETRHVVMQNEQAIISPSWSIHAGCGTVNYTFIWAMGGENKAFDDMDHIKNTELR, via the coding sequence ATGGATATTCGTTATTCGGCAAATCAGAGAGATTTCAAGCGTTATACGACGGAGGAAGTACGGCAGGAGTTCTTGATGGAAAACCTGTTCCGCGCCGATATGGTAACAGCCGTTTACTCCCATGTGGACCGCATGGTGACCTTTGGCTGCATGCCGGTCAAGGAGGAAGTGCCGCTGGATAAGGGCATTGATGTCTGGCACAATTTCGGTACGAAGTTCATCCTGGAGCGCCGGGAAATCGGTATCTTCAACGTAGGCGGCGCTGGCACGATTACGGCAGATGGCGTGACCTACGAATTGGGATATAAAGACTGCCTCTATATCACCATGGGCACGAAGCAGGTTACCTTCAAGAGTCAGGATGGCGATAGGCCGGCCAAGTTCTACATGGTTTCGGCACCCGCCCATAAGGCCTGCCAGACAAAACTTCTGACCATCAAGGATGCCAACAAGGTTCCCTGTGGGGATGCCAAGACCAGCAATAAGCGCACCATCAATCAGTTTATCCATCCGGACGTTCTGGAAACCTGCCAGCTCTCGATGGGGATGACTTCACTAGAGCCGGGCAGTGTCTGGAATACCATGCCGGCCCATACGCATGAGCGCCGCATGGAAATCTATTTCTACTTCGAGATTCCGGAAAATGAAGTGGTGTTCCATATGATGGGCGAACCGCAGGAAACCCGCCATGTGGTGATGCAGAACGAACAGGCCATCATCAGTCCGTCCTGGAGCATCCATGCCGGCTGCGGCACCGTCAACTATACGTTTATCTGGGCTATGGGCGGCGAGAACAAGGCTTTTGACGATATGGACCACATCAAGAATACGGAACTGAGATAA
- a CDS encoding sugar kinase, with amino-acid sequence MAEVLTIGEPMGLFVAQEAKPLKDVQTFTRLVCGAEVNFSIGLSRLGHTVSYVSRVGSDPIGQHIRDFLKENGIEDSYVQIDREHLTGMQFKEMAPEGTDPLVVNYRRHTAFSHFAPEDLRGIDWQGVKHVHVTGIPAALSDSCCASVEALMDAAHAHEATVSFDPNLRPALWPSHKVMVRTLNRLAGKADLILPGLGEGKILTGLEKPEQIADFYLARGAKAVVIKLGGSKGAYGKEREGKEFIAPSFRVEHVVDTVGAGDGFAVGTVSALLEGRTLEEAALRGAAIGALAIMSAGDNEGLPNRTELQHFMEAV; translated from the coding sequence ATGGCCGAGGTACTGACGATTGGTGAGCCCATGGGGCTCTTTGTGGCACAGGAGGCAAAGCCGTTGAAGGATGTACAGACATTCACCCGTCTGGTATGCGGGGCGGAAGTGAATTTTTCCATCGGGCTTTCCCGGCTGGGGCATACGGTGTCCTATGTATCCCGGGTGGGCAGTGATCCCATCGGCCAGCATATACGGGATTTCCTGAAGGAAAACGGCATTGAGGACAGTTATGTGCAGATTGACCGGGAACATCTGACCGGCATGCAGTTCAAAGAAATGGCACCGGAAGGGACTGACCCACTGGTGGTCAACTACCGCCGCCATACGGCATTTTCCCATTTTGCACCGGAGGACTTGCGGGGGATTGACTGGCAGGGCGTGAAGCATGTTCATGTAACGGGCATCCCCGCGGCTTTGTCTGACAGCTGCTGTGCGTCTGTGGAAGCGCTCATGGATGCTGCTCATGCTCATGAGGCGACGGTATCCTTCGACCCCAACCTGCGGCCGGCTCTCTGGCCTTCTCATAAGGTCATGGTCAGGACTTTGAACCGTCTGGCAGGAAAGGCTGACCTGATTCTGCCGGGACTGGGCGAAGGCAAGATTCTCACCGGATTGGAAAAGCCAGAGCAGATAGCAGATTTTTATCTGGCTCGTGGAGCCAAGGCTGTGGTCATTAAATTAGGCGGCAGTAAGGGCGCCTATGGCAAGGAGCGGGAAGGCAAGGAATTTATTGCGCCGTCCTTCCGGGTGGAACATGTGGTGGATACGGTAGGAGCCGGGGATGGTTTCGCCGTGGGGACTGTATCGGCTCTGCTGGAGGGCAGGACGCTGGAAGAAGCCGCACTGCGCGGCGCTGCGATTGGTGCATTAGCCATCATGTCAGCAGGTGACAATGAGGGCTTGCCCAATCGTACGGAATTACAACATTTTATGGAGGCAGTTTGA
- a CDS encoding sugar phosphate isomerase/epimerase family protein has product MQLGIRLHDMRAGTLAERAAWARGQGFSCVHLALEKTIPGFVMSPGKLTSGLGKHLREVFSAHKVDVAVLGCYKNLAHPDPQELQKIQENYIAHLRMAKALDCSVVGTETGAPNADYHYEEACHSEAALQTFLHNLAPVVEAAEHFGTLLAIEPVWNHIVWNPQVARRVIREMASPNLRIIFDPVNLLSMENYMERERVIGEAIECFGEYVEVVHLKDFQITEHGLTAMAPGTGLMDYKPLLAYLKQEKCGIQATLENTRPDNAVTARKYLEELYAEL; this is encoded by the coding sequence TTGCAATTAGGTATCAGGCTTCATGATATGCGGGCGGGAACACTAGCCGAGCGGGCTGCCTGGGCCCGGGGTCAGGGATTTTCCTGTGTGCATCTGGCATTGGAGAAAACCATACCGGGCTTTGTGATGAGTCCGGGAAAACTGACCTCTGGATTGGGCAAGCATCTGCGGGAGGTATTTTCTGCGCATAAGGTGGATGTAGCGGTGCTGGGATGTTATAAGAATCTCGCGCATCCGGACCCGCAGGAACTGCAAAAGATTCAGGAGAATTATATTGCACATCTGCGCATGGCGAAAGCGCTTGATTGCTCAGTAGTGGGAACGGAGACCGGCGCTCCGAATGCGGATTATCACTATGAGGAAGCTTGCCATAGTGAGGCAGCCCTGCAGACTTTTCTGCATAATCTGGCCCCGGTGGTAGAAGCAGCGGAACATTTCGGTACGCTTCTGGCCATCGAACCGGTCTGGAATCATATCGTCTGGAACCCGCAGGTGGCCAGACGGGTGATTCGGGAGATGGCTTCACCGAATCTGCGGATTATCTTTGACCCCGTGAACCTCCTGTCCATGGAGAATTATATGGAGCGTGAGCGGGTGATTGGCGAGGCAATCGAATGTTTTGGTGAATATGTGGAAGTTGTCCATCTGAAGGATTTTCAGATAACGGAGCATGGGCTTACTGCAATGGCTCCAGGGACGGGGCTTATGGATTACAAGCCATTGCTTGCCTATCTGAAGCAGGAAAAATGCGGCATTCAGGCTACGTTGGAAAATACCCGTCCGGACAATGCTGTGACTGCACGAAAATATTTGGAAGAACTTTATGCTGAACTTTGA
- a CDS encoding glycoside hydrolase family 88/105 protein yields the protein MKKYSQWMADSVIQRKTDLTSYWAYEFGLTLDGIAEVWRQTGERKYFDYIKSCMDTFIGEDGSIRGYDVKEYNIDHLNNGKILLTIYKETHEEKYRKALELLRSQIEHHPRTKEGVFWHKEIYPEQIWLDGLYMGATFYAKYVSEFSRSMEEYDDIARQFIIARKHTLDEQTGLLYHAYDDARQQPWANKLTGLSKHFWARSIGWYCMALVDTLAELPADNKYKPELIKILNETMEALIKVASPKSHVWYQVPDCGDRPGNYVEASGSSMIAYALFKGVRMGWLPESMREFAKLSYHGLIDEFITETPMGTICLNKICFVAGLGGKPTKAYGERDGSFAYYISEPIVTNEPKGLGPFILAAAEYERL from the coding sequence ATGAAAAAATACTCACAGTGGATGGCTGATTCCGTTATACAGCGCAAGACCGACCTTACGAGCTATTGGGCTTATGAATTTGGGCTGACGCTGGACGGCATTGCGGAGGTCTGGCGTCAGACCGGAGAGCGGAAATACTTCGATTATATCAAGTCCTGCATGGATACGTTTATCGGGGAAGATGGCAGTATCCGGGGCTATGATGTGAAGGAGTACAATATCGACCACCTCAACAATGGCAAGATACTGCTGACCATCTACAAGGAAACTCATGAGGAAAAATACCGCAAGGCCCTGGAGCTTCTGCGCAGCCAGATTGAACATCATCCCCGCACGAAGGAAGGGGTGTTCTGGCACAAGGAAATCTATCCGGAGCAAATCTGGCTGGACGGCCTCTATATGGGCGCGACCTTCTATGCCAAATACGTCAGCGAGTTCAGCCGCAGCATGGAGGAATATGATGATATTGCCCGGCAGTTCATCATTGCCCGCAAGCATACGCTCGATGAACAGACAGGTCTTTTGTATCATGCCTATGATGATGCCCGTCAGCAGCCCTGGGCCAATAAACTGACCGGACTGTCCAAGCATTTTTGGGCCCGCTCCATCGGCTGGTATTGCATGGCACTGGTGGATACTTTGGCAGAGCTGCCAGCTGATAATAAATATAAGCCGGAACTCATCAAGATTCTGAATGAAACGATGGAAGCGCTGATAAAAGTAGCCAGCCCCAAGTCACATGTCTGGTATCAGGTGCCGGATTGCGGCGATCGTCCGGGCAATTATGTGGAAGCATCCGGCTCGTCCATGATTGCCTATGCCCTGTTCAAGGGCGTGCGTATGGGCTGGTTGCCGGAGAGCATGCGGGAATTTGCCAAACTCTCCTATCATGGACTCATTGATGAGTTCATCACCGAGACGCCCATGGGAACCATTTGTCTCAATAAGATTTGCTTTGTGGCAGGTTTGGGCGGCAAGCCCACCAAGGCATATGGGGAACGTGATGGTTCCTTTGCCTACTATATCAGTGAGCCGATTGTTACCAATGAACCCAAGGGATTAGGGCCCTTCATTCTGGCAGCTGCGGAGTATGAACGCCTCTAA